The window TGGCCGCCCAGCGTGTACGCGTTGACGATCCCGCGCGCGGACCGCGCCATGGCGTCCCAGAAGTACGGCAGCCGCAGCCGCCGCTCCATCTCCTGCACGGCGTTGCGGAAACCTTCCGGCGTCACCATGCCCGGATCCCCGTAACACAGTGCCATGACGCCGCGGACCCGCTGCTCCGCCGTCCAGGCGCGGGTGAGCCGGGTGAAGAGCAGGGCGACTCCGGGCACCGCCAGCAGCCCGGTGGGCACGGCGGAGCGCTGCACGCGGATTTCCGGCAGGGCGGGCGACACGAGCGTGAGCGTACGGACGAGATCGGGCCGTACGGCCGCGACACGGGTGGTGATGGCGCCACCGAGCGAGTTCCCGAACAGGTGCACGGGACCGCGGCCGGAGGCGTCGAGGTAGCGGATGACCGCGCGCGCGTGCCCGGTGACGGAGTAGTCGCCGTCGTCCGGTGGCGGGGAGTCGCCGAAGCCCGGCAGGTCGACGGCCTCACTGTCGACGGCGTCCTCCAGCAGCGGCATCAGCGCCGACCAGTTCTGCGAGGAACCGCCGAGCCCGTGCACGTAGAGCGCGGGCGGCAGCCCCTCGCGGGCGGGCGGTCGCGAGCGCACCGTCAGCGTGACCCCGGGCAGCTCCACCGACCGCAGCCGCTCGCCCTCCGCGACCCTGACGCCCCCCACCCTCGGCAGCACATTGGCGGGCGGCACGAACGGCAGCTCGGTCGAAGACATGCGGCAATGTTACGAGACGATCACGCAGTGGCTCATGTGTTCGCCTGTGTTCGCCGTCACAAGAATCGGACAGGAGCAGTTCAGGGGGTGCGCACTGCGTCACACCCCGGACGCGGATCGCATAGCGTCCGGATCGGGTGTCTCCTAGGCTCGTACAGAGGGCACCCGCATGTGGCCCCTGATCCTCAGGGACGTTCGTAGGAAGGGAGCCCAGCATGGCCGTAGACCCCACCGACCCCGAGACATTCGAGGCCGAGGACGCGCCCCAGGCGCGGGAGTACGACGTCGAGGCCCCCGAGGTCGACGCGGCCGAGCAGCAGGCGGACCTCGCGCCGGACCGCGACGACCCGCTGACCGGCGTCGACCCGGACCGCGCCAACGAGGCCGATCTCGCGGAGCAGGCCCGGGTCGTCTCGCTCGACGAGGACGACTACCGGTGACGCTCCCCACCGGGGGCGGCAAGCAGCGCCGTTGAACAGGAAAGAGGCTGCATTTTGCCCGCTCTGCCCCTGTTTGAAACCTTCGCAACCGCTTTCGCAACCGTCCGGTCCGTGAAATTCTGCGTTCTCACCGCGCACACCACGGTTACCGAAAAGTACGATGGCGACGCGGCCAGATCCGCACGTGGACGACTATGGGAGGCGGCGTGACAGCCATCGAGCAGACAG of the Streptomyces koelreuteriae genome contains:
- a CDS encoding alpha/beta fold hydrolase, whose amino-acid sequence is MSSTELPFVPPANVLPRVGGVRVAEGERLRSVELPGVTLTVRSRPPAREGLPPALYVHGLGGSSQNWSALMPLLEDAVDSEAVDLPGFGDSPPPDDGDYSVTGHARAVIRYLDASGRGPVHLFGNSLGGAITTRVAAVRPDLVRTLTLVSPALPEIRVQRSAVPTGLLAVPGVALLFTRLTRAWTAEQRVRGVMALCYGDPGMVTPEGFRNAVQEMERRLRLPYFWDAMARSARGIVNAYTLGGQQGLWRQAERVLAPTLLVYGGRDQLVGFRMAQKAARAFRDSRLVTLPDAGHVAMMEYPETVALAFRELLADSGELGTRRARRAKDGAVDRESTDESMGG